The Methylobacterium currus genome contains a region encoding:
- a CDS encoding putative baseplate assembly protein, with amino-acid sequence MPNALPNLDDRRWDDLVQDAVALVPVHAPDWTDHNAHDPGVTLIELFAFVTERQIYRVNRVPEARKRRMLGLAGLAPLPPRSARVVAAFSLAEGADPVALPPTTEGSAGGVPVRLMQGLTVAGTRIVSLRRSAGGILTDLAGALGRGERLPLFEAVPAAGDAVTIALESRARPGDRIALYLRLLSRKSSRDERRRAIEDRLRRRAACAPPPDPCGARPRRPRGGRVCGCDDAPSLRCEALGKDGDWRMVDIVDGTRGLSQDGAILLRATGETDSGRITLRITATGGEWDSPRMAIALVPDAVEAEQSRSIWHTFRIAPGAEVAGVPPASGERRRLALALDPSGAIARLDFDAEGPIAIAVLEYVAPGREPGRVTLDIAPLRMGDGAPWQEFRLVPDPAVALGASVWSLEDGGWRSWRPRPDFFGSGPGDADWTEDPDGRARFGDGAEGRVLPDGAWALARLRATLAGGGAIAEGAALSLAATPRNAALLGDVAAVAARLGPSAVAATLEAGRDREPLADAILREASGRETTGRAITAPDFARLALDAPGRDVARAIPRADLHPSLVSAKAPGLVTVVVVPNRPGPRPRPSAGLLSAVRRRLDERRLLGTGLRVVGPDYREVACRARLRARPQAAIEPLRARAAAALDRFLDPLTGGADGGGWPLGRDVYRAEIMALLDAIDGVDHVLALELDIDGTPSCGDACIGPLALIAPGAHRIEAVR; translated from the coding sequence ATGCCGAATGCGCTCCCCAATCTCGACGACCGGCGCTGGGACGACCTCGTCCAGGACGCCGTCGCCCTCGTGCCGGTCCACGCGCCGGACTGGACCGACCACAACGCGCACGATCCCGGCGTCACGCTGATCGAGCTGTTCGCCTTCGTCACGGAACGCCAGATCTACCGCGTCAACCGCGTCCCCGAGGCGCGAAAACGGCGCATGCTCGGCCTCGCCGGGCTCGCGCCCCTGCCGCCGCGTTCCGCGCGCGTCGTCGCAGCGTTCTCGCTGGCCGAGGGGGCCGATCCCGTCGCCCTGCCGCCGACGACCGAGGGGTCGGCCGGCGGCGTTCCCGTCCGGCTGATGCAGGGCCTGACCGTCGCCGGGACCCGGATCGTCTCGCTGAGGCGCTCGGCCGGCGGCATCCTGACCGATCTGGCCGGCGCGCTCGGGCGCGGCGAGCGGCTGCCGCTGTTCGAGGCCGTCCCGGCCGCCGGCGACGCCGTCACGATCGCGCTGGAGAGCCGGGCCCGGCCGGGCGACCGGATCGCGCTCTACCTCCGGCTCCTGTCTCGCAAGTCCTCCCGCGACGAGCGCCGCCGGGCGATCGAGGACCGCCTCCGGCGCCGCGCCGCCTGCGCGCCGCCGCCCGACCCCTGCGGCGCGCGCCCGCGCCGGCCGCGCGGCGGACGGGTTTGCGGCTGCGACGACGCCCCGTCCCTTCGCTGCGAGGCGCTCGGCAAAGACGGCGACTGGCGGATGGTCGACATCGTCGACGGCACCCGCGGCCTGTCGCAGGACGGAGCCATCCTGCTGCGCGCAACCGGGGAGACGGATTCCGGACGCATCACGCTGCGCATCACGGCCACCGGCGGGGAGTGGGACAGTCCTCGGATGGCGATCGCGCTCGTGCCCGACGCGGTCGAGGCGGAGCAGTCGCGATCGATCTGGCACACGTTCCGGATCGCGCCGGGTGCGGAGGTGGCCGGCGTGCCGCCCGCGAGCGGCGAAAGGCGGCGTCTCGCGCTGGCGCTCGACCCGTCCGGCGCGATCGCACGGCTCGACTTCGACGCCGAGGGGCCCATCGCGATCGCCGTCCTCGAGTATGTCGCGCCCGGCCGGGAACCGGGGCGCGTCACGCTCGACATCGCGCCGCTGCGCATGGGCGACGGCGCCCCCTGGCAGGAATTCCGCCTCGTCCCCGACCCCGCCGTCGCGCTCGGGGCGTCCGTCTGGTCCCTCGAGGACGGCGGCTGGCGGAGCTGGCGCCCGCGCCCCGACTTCTTCGGTTCGGGTCCCGGAGACGCCGACTGGACGGAAGACCCCGACGGCCGGGCCCGCTTCGGCGACGGCGCCGAGGGCCGCGTCCTGCCGGACGGCGCCTGGGCCCTCGCGCGCCTGCGCGCGACGCTGGCCGGGGGCGGCGCGATCGCGGAGGGGGCGGCGCTGTCGCTCGCCGCGACCCCGCGCAACGCCGCGCTGCTCGGCGACGTCGCGGCGGTCGCGGCGAGGCTCGGTCCGAGCGCCGTCGCGGCCACGCTGGAAGCCGGGCGCGACCGCGAGCCGCTCGCCGACGCGATCCTGCGGGAGGCGTCCGGGCGCGAGACGACCGGGCGCGCGATCACCGCGCCGGACTTCGCACGGCTGGCGCTGGACGCGCCCGGCCGCGACGTCGCCCGGGCGATCCCGCGGGCCGACCTGCACCCCTCGCTCGTCTCCGCCAAGGCGCCCGGCCTGGTGACGGTGGTCGTCGTGCCGAACCGCCCGGGACCGCGCCCGCGACCGAGCGCCGGCCTGCTCAGCGCGGTGCGCCGGCGCCTCGACGAGCGCCGGCTGCTCGGGACCGGCCTGCGCGTCGTCGGACCGGATTACCGCGAGGTCGCTTGCCGCGCGCGCCTGCGCGCTCGGCCGCAGGCCGCGATCGAGCCGCTGAGGGCCCGCGCCGCGGCCGCGCTGGACCGCTTCCTCGATCCGCTGACCGGTGGTGCGGACGGCGGCGGCTGGCCGCTCGGCCGCGACGTCTACCGGGCCGAGATCATGGCGCTGCTCGACGCGATCGACGGCGTGGACCACGTGCTGGCGCTCGAACTCGACATCGACGGCACGCCGTCCTGCGGCGACGCCTGCATCGGCCCGCTCGCGCTCATCGCGCCGGGCGCTCACCGGATCGAGGCGGTGCGATGA